One window of Nocardia nova SH22a genomic DNA carries:
- a CDS encoding dCMP deaminase: MTAESEAWRTSESSSRIPGEPGAHRFWMHHAIGLARLCPPSTTAFSVGAVIVGPDGVELTHGYSRETDAKVHAEESALDKLGNDPRLATATLYSTLEPCSARASVGRPPCTERILTAGIPRVVIAWREPGTFVENCVGVERLREHGVEVVEIPDLAAEAMSMNRHLHLS; encoded by the coding sequence GTGACAGCCGAATCCGAGGCTTGGCGGACCAGCGAGTCGAGCAGTCGCATACCCGGCGAACCGGGCGCGCACCGATTCTGGATGCATCACGCGATCGGCCTCGCGCGGCTGTGCCCGCCCAGCACCACCGCCTTCTCGGTCGGCGCGGTGATCGTCGGACCGGACGGCGTGGAACTCACGCACGGATACTCCCGCGAGACCGACGCGAAGGTGCATGCCGAGGAATCGGCGCTGGACAAACTCGGCAACGACCCGAGGCTCGCGACGGCCACCCTCTACAGCACGCTCGAACCCTGCTCGGCCCGTGCCTCCGTCGGCCGCCCACCCTGTACCGAGCGCATTCTCACCGCCGGTATCCCGCGCGTCGTCATAGCCTGGCGGGAACCGGGGACCTTCGTCGAGAACTGTGTGGGTGTGGAGCGCTTGCGCGAACACGGTGTCGAGGTCGTCGAGATCCCGGATCTGGCGGCCGAGGCCATGTCGATGAACCGCCACCTGCATCTGTCCTGA
- a CDS encoding FHA domain-containing protein FhaB/FipA — MQGLILQLTRAGFLLLLWLFVWAVLRTLRSDIYAASGIRIQPRPTRGSAVLPSFSRGQKGAKYLVVTQGSLAGTRITLGTQPVLIGRADDSTLVLTDDYASTRHARLSPRGEDWYVEDLGSTNGTYLDRGKVTTPVRVPLGTPVRVGKTVIELRS, encoded by the coding sequence GTGCAGGGATTGATCCTGCAGTTGACCCGTGCGGGGTTCCTCTTGTTGTTGTGGCTGTTCGTGTGGGCGGTGCTTCGAACTTTGCGCAGCGATATCTACGCGGCATCAGGCATTCGGATCCAGCCCCGACCCACCCGTGGTTCGGCCGTGCTGCCATCCTTCAGCCGTGGCCAGAAGGGCGCCAAGTATCTAGTGGTGACGCAAGGTTCACTCGCCGGCACTCGAATCACGCTGGGCACCCAACCGGTGCTGATCGGGCGTGCAGACGATTCCACGCTGGTTCTGACCGACGACTACGCCTCGACCCGGCATGCGAGATTGTCGCCGCGCGGCGAGGATTGGTACGTGGAAGACTTAGGATCCACCAACGGGACCTACCTCGATCGAGGCAAGGTCACTACCCCCGTCCGAGTTCCGCTGGGCACCCCTGTCCGTGTCGGTAAGACAGTGATCGAGCTGCGATCGTGA
- a CDS encoding PP2C family protein-serine/threonine phosphatase — translation MTQVLRYAARSDRGLVRANNEDSVYAGARLLALADGMGGHAAGEVASQLMIAALAHLDDDEPGDELLGKLDRAIREGNAAIADQVEEEPELDGMGTTLTTILFAGKKLGLAHIGDSRAYMLRNGELAQITRDDTFVQSLVDEGRITPEQAHTHPQRSLIMRALTGNEIEPTLVVREAHAGDRYLLCSDGLSDVVSDETIANTLREGSTDEAADRLIELALRSGGPDNVTVVVADVIDLDYGQSHPIVAGAASGEDEDTPPPNTAAGRAAAMRPPRAAPRRAPVAAEPPAPSRSHKGRWIALAVALVVAVAIGLVVGYKMIRSNYYVGADNGKVVIMRGLPGSILGYSIQDVDQLVCVDRNNKVTLVQSDAGLPGGCRQLQITDLQQTGRDKVNNGLLPPGGFDSTRGQVEKLAATDLLPVCVKPAAPVTPPPAEGSGGSGTPAPAGPAPATPAPTSAPAQPTPTTTAPAPQTPGENCRKAD, via the coding sequence GTGACTCAAGTTCTCCGCTACGCGGCGCGTAGCGACCGTGGTCTCGTCCGGGCAAACAACGAGGATTCCGTCTACGCGGGCGCGCGCCTGCTGGCGCTCGCGGACGGTATGGGTGGGCACGCCGCCGGTGAGGTGGCCTCGCAGTTGATGATCGCCGCGCTGGCGCATCTCGACGACGACGAGCCCGGTGACGAGCTGCTCGGCAAGCTCGACCGAGCGATTCGCGAAGGTAACGCCGCGATCGCCGATCAGGTCGAGGAAGAACCCGAACTCGACGGTATGGGTACCACGCTCACCACCATCCTGTTCGCGGGCAAGAAGCTCGGCCTCGCCCATATCGGCGATTCCCGGGCCTACATGCTCCGCAACGGTGAGCTCGCCCAGATCACCCGCGACGACACCTTCGTGCAGTCGCTGGTCGACGAAGGCCGGATCACGCCGGAACAGGCCCATACCCATCCGCAGCGCTCGCTGATCATGCGCGCGCTCACCGGTAACGAGATCGAGCCCACCCTCGTCGTCCGCGAAGCCCACGCCGGGGATCGCTATCTGCTGTGCTCCGACGGCCTGTCCGATGTGGTCAGCGACGAGACCATCGCCAACACGCTGCGCGAGGGCAGCACCGACGAGGCGGCCGACCGGCTCATCGAATTGGCCTTGCGCAGTGGCGGTCCCGACAATGTCACGGTCGTCGTCGCCGATGTGATCGATCTGGACTACGGACAGAGCCACCCCATCGTGGCCGGCGCGGCTTCCGGTGAGGACGAGGACACCCCTCCGCCCAATACCGCCGCCGGCCGAGCGGCTGCCATGCGCCCCCCGCGCGCGGCGCCGCGCCGGGCCCCCGTCGCCGCCGAACCGCCGGCGCCGAGCAGGAGTCACAAGGGGCGCTGGATCGCGCTCGCCGTGGCGCTGGTCGTCGCCGTCGCGATCGGACTGGTCGTGGGCTACAAGATGATTCGCAGCAATTACTACGTCGGCGCGGACAACGGCAAGGTCGTGATCATGCGCGGACTGCCCGGGTCGATCCTCGGATACTCGATCCAGGACGTCGACCAGCTGGTCTGCGTCGATCGGAACAACAAGGTCACGCTGGTGCAGTCCGATGCCGGTCTGCCCGGCGGCTGCCGCCAGCTGCAGATCACCGATCTGCAGCAGACCGGCCGTGACAAGGTCAACAACGGACTGCTGCCGCCGGGCGGATTCGATTCCACCCGTGGGCAGGTCGAGAAGCTGGCCGCCACCGATCTGCTTCCGGTCTGCGTGAAACCGGCCGCTCCGGTCACTCCCCCGCCTGCCGAGGGTTCCGGCGGTTCGGGTACTCCGGCGCCCGCCGGTCCGGCTCCGGCCACCCCGGCGCCGACCAGCGCGCCCGCGCAGCCCACACCCACGACTACGGCACCGGCCCCTCAGACTCCGGGGGAGAACTGCAGGAAGGCGGACTGA
- a CDS encoding peptidoglycan D,D-transpeptidase FtsI family protein yields the protein MNTPLRRVAIAVMVMIVALLINATYVQVIKADSLRNDPRNSRVLLDEYSRQRGQISAGGAVLATSVSTDDRYKYLRTYPTDPAAYAPVTGFYSMQYGSTGLERSEDSVLNGSDSALFGRRLIDMISGRDPRGGNVVTTIDPAMQKVAYDQLTSKGYTGSVVAIEPSTGRILTMVSTPSYDPNQLSTHDGARATQAWESLSADPSQPMLNRAVSQTYPPGSTFKVVVAAAALSMGIKPEDTFTAAPNITLPGTSTTLENYNGTPCGSGATATMHDAFRLSCNTAFAEIGMKVGAAKLKDLATAFGIGPHSGIPIPVADSTIGSITDNAALAQTSIGQRDVALTPLDDAVIAATVANGGVRMEPHLVDQTQGPDLRELSTTKPVSVGQAISAPVASQLTGLMIDSEKATAGGTQPRGYQIASKTGTAEHGSDPRNTPPHAWYIAFAPAQNPKIAIAVIVENGGDRALAATGGSVAAPVARAVLDAGLQGG from the coding sequence ATGAACACCCCGCTCCGCCGGGTCGCGATAGCCGTGATGGTCATGATCGTCGCGCTGCTGATCAATGCCACCTACGTCCAGGTCATCAAGGCCGACAGCCTGCGCAACGATCCGCGCAACTCCCGGGTGCTGCTCGACGAATACAGTCGCCAGCGCGGCCAGATCTCGGCGGGCGGCGCGGTGCTCGCCACCTCGGTCTCCACCGACGATCGCTACAAGTACCTGCGCACCTACCCCACAGACCCGGCGGCCTATGCCCCGGTGACCGGTTTCTACTCGATGCAGTACGGCAGCACCGGACTGGAACGGTCCGAGGATTCGGTGCTCAACGGCTCCGACAGCGCGCTGTTCGGGCGTCGGCTCATCGATATGATCTCCGGCCGTGATCCGCGCGGCGGCAATGTGGTCACCACCATCGATCCGGCGATGCAGAAGGTCGCCTACGACCAGCTCACCAGCAAGGGATACACGGGCTCCGTGGTGGCCATCGAACCGAGCACCGGACGCATCCTGACCATGGTGTCCACCCCCAGCTACGACCCCAACCAGCTGTCCACCCACGACGGCGCCCGCGCCACCCAGGCCTGGGAATCGCTGAGCGCCGATCCGAGTCAGCCGATGTTGAATCGTGCGGTGTCGCAGACGTATCCGCCCGGTTCGACCTTCAAGGTCGTGGTCGCCGCGGCCGCGCTGTCGATGGGGATCAAACCCGAGGACACCTTCACCGCCGCCCCGAACATCACCCTGCCGGGCACCTCCACCACCCTCGAGAACTACAACGGCACCCCGTGTGGCAGCGGCGCGACCGCGACCATGCACGACGCGTTCCGGCTCTCGTGCAATACGGCCTTCGCCGAGATCGGCATGAAGGTCGGTGCGGCCAAGCTCAAGGATCTGGCCACGGCCTTCGGAATCGGACCGCATTCGGGTATCCCGATTCCGGTCGCCGACAGCACGATCGGCTCGATCACCGACAACGCCGCGCTGGCGCAGACCAGTATCGGCCAGCGAGATGTGGCTCTCACTCCGCTCGACGACGCGGTGATCGCGGCTACCGTGGCCAACGGCGGAGTACGGATGGAACCGCATCTGGTCGACCAGACCCAGGGACCCGACCTGCGCGAACTGTCCACCACCAAACCGGTGTCGGTCGGACAGGCGATCAGCGCTCCGGTGGCCAGCCAGCTGACCGGATTGATGATCGATTCGGAGAAGGCCACCGCCGGCGGCACCCAGCCGCGCGGGTACCAGATCGCGTCCAAGACCGGTACCGCCGAGCACGGCAGCGACCCGCGCAACACGCCGCCGCACGCCTGGTACATCGCCTTCGCACCGGCGCAGAACCCGAAGATCGCCATCGCGGTCATCGTGGAGAACGGTGGCGATCGTGCCTTGGCCGCGACCGGCGGATCCGTGGCAGCCCCCGTGGCACGGGCGGTGCTCGATGCCGGATTGCAGGGGGGCTGA
- a CDS encoding protein kinase domain-containing protein, with amino-acid sequence MLNNGALIADRYRLQRLIATGGMGQVWEALDTRLDRRVAVKVLKAEFSADPTFRHRFKTEAKTTAQLNHPGIAGVYDYGETYDPQAGETAYLVMELVQGEPLNAVLNRLGRLSVGQGLDMLEQTSRALEVAHTAGVVHRDVKPGNILVTPTGQVKITDFGIAKAVDASPVTKTGMVMGTAQYIAPEQATGEDATSASDVYSLGVVGYEALSGQRPFSGDGALTVAMKHVREAPPPMPADLPPNVRELIDITLAKDPNQRYASGGEFADAVAAVRAGRRPPRPRGGGGTTGATRVLPPGPTAVIPRGEYDGAATRHPAEPAQPGSTAMMPGRADTPPEDPDDSRFTTAQKAMAGLGVGAVLIGGLAAWVLLSGKAPDSTNTPVKPTTTVVAPPPPTTTAPPTTEEPTTTEAAPPPVVSTTHEPTTTTTPPPSTTTTAPSTTAPTSTGHWWTRTTRPTPTIPYYPSLDLPLPGAGGAHDADSTTVPDTSSQGLP; translated from the coding sequence ATGCTGAACAACGGTGCCCTGATCGCGGACCGGTATCGGCTGCAACGACTGATCGCCACCGGCGGTATGGGTCAGGTGTGGGAGGCATTGGACACCCGGCTGGATCGCCGGGTCGCGGTGAAGGTGCTCAAGGCCGAGTTCTCCGCGGATCCGACGTTCCGGCATCGGTTCAAGACCGAGGCCAAGACCACCGCGCAGCTCAATCACCCGGGAATCGCCGGGGTCTACGACTACGGCGAGACCTACGATCCGCAGGCCGGTGAAACGGCCTATCTGGTGATGGAACTGGTCCAGGGCGAACCGCTCAACGCGGTGCTGAACCGGCTGGGCCGGTTGTCGGTGGGCCAGGGCCTCGACATGCTCGAGCAGACCAGCCGCGCACTCGAGGTCGCCCACACCGCCGGAGTCGTGCACCGGGATGTGAAGCCCGGCAACATCCTGGTCACTCCGACCGGGCAGGTGAAGATCACCGACTTCGGCATCGCCAAGGCCGTCGACGCCTCGCCGGTCACCAAGACCGGCATGGTGATGGGCACCGCCCAGTACATCGCCCCCGAGCAGGCCACCGGCGAGGACGCCACCTCCGCCAGCGATGTGTACTCGCTCGGCGTGGTCGGCTACGAGGCGCTGTCGGGTCAGCGGCCGTTCAGCGGTGACGGCGCGCTGACCGTCGCGATGAAGCATGTCCGCGAGGCGCCGCCGCCGATGCCCGCCGATCTGCCGCCGAATGTGCGCGAACTGATCGACATCACTCTGGCCAAGGATCCGAACCAGCGCTACGCCAGCGGTGGCGAGTTCGCCGATGCCGTGGCGGCCGTCCGGGCCGGGCGCCGCCCACCGCGACCGCGCGGCGGTGGCGGCACGACCGGCGCGACCCGTGTTCTGCCCCCCGGTCCGACCGCGGTCATACCGCGCGGGGAATACGACGGCGCCGCGACGCGTCACCCGGCCGAACCCGCTCAGCCGGGATCGACGGCGATGATGCCCGGCCGGGCCGACACGCCTCCGGAGGATCCGGACGACTCACGTTTCACCACCGCGCAGAAGGCGATGGCCGGACTCGGTGTGGGCGCGGTGCTGATCGGTGGGCTCGCGGCGTGGGTACTCCTGAGTGGTAAGGCCCCGGATTCGACGAATACGCCGGTGAAGCCCACGACCACGGTCGTCGCACCACCGCCGCCGACCACCACGGCGCCGCCCACGACAGAGGAGCCCACGACCACCGAAGCGGCGCCACCGCCGGTGGTGTCCACGACACACGAGCCGACCACGACCACCACACCGCCGCCATCGACCACGACCACCGCACCGAGTACGACGGCGCCGACCTCCACCGGTCACTGGTGGACCCGCACGACGCGACCCACCCCGACGATCCCGTACTACCCGTCGCTCGACCTACCATTACCGGGGGCCGGCGGTGCGCACGATGCCGACAGCACAACGGTTCCGGACACCTCCTCACAAGGACTGCCATGA
- the pknB gene encoding Stk1 family PASTA domain-containing Ser/Thr kinase, which translates to MTTPKNLSSRYELGEIIGFGGMSEVHKARDLRLGRDVAIKVLRADLARDPTFYLRFKREAQNAAALNHPAIVAVYDTGEAEVDGGPLPYIVMEYVDGETLRDIVRGKGPLPPRRAMEIIADVCAALDFSHKNGIVHRDMKPANIMINRQGAVKVMDFGIARAIADSSNPMTQTAAVIGTAQYLSPEQARGEQVDARSDVYSVGCVLYEILTGQPPFTGDSPVAVAYQHVREDPKLPSLVHPGVPRELDSVILKAMAKNPANRYQSAAEMRADLIRVLGGQKPHAPTVMTEEDRTTFLSSNEPEPRSYRRVDGDGDGDPEETPSRRRLWIGVGAAVAVAVLFALFWVLLGPGSRPDQVAIPDLSSKPAQQAQDQLQGLGFKVTIQPKPDSKIASGNVVSTQPLGGARVDKGSTVTVLVSSGPQLVPVPDLTHRTQQQAQLDLNDAGLLLDGNVQRDWSSPEDKDKVVRQEPQPNSKADSGSAVKVWLGKGPEQVRVPIVVGQQIDVAEPNLSTSAGFKVVIQKVASSRPAGEVISTDPAGGSTADRGSTVTVQVSSDQIQMPNLYGLTPSEAISKLQAAGWQGTAAQISQTTQGTLVASNIGRIIDQNPGTGSTVSRTGTISIVTGALAPP; encoded by the coding sequence ATGACGACCCCGAAGAATCTGTCTTCTCGCTACGAGCTTGGCGAGATCATCGGATTCGGTGGTATGTCGGAGGTCCACAAGGCTCGTGACCTGCGGTTGGGTCGTGATGTGGCGATCAAGGTGCTGCGCGCCGATCTCGCCCGCGACCCCACGTTCTATCTGCGGTTCAAGCGGGAGGCGCAGAATGCCGCGGCACTGAACCATCCGGCGATCGTGGCGGTGTACGACACCGGCGAGGCCGAGGTGGACGGTGGGCCGCTGCCGTACATCGTGATGGAGTACGTCGACGGCGAGACGCTGCGCGATATCGTGCGCGGCAAGGGTCCGCTGCCGCCGCGCCGGGCGATGGAGATCATCGCCGATGTCTGTGCCGCACTGGATTTCAGCCACAAGAACGGCATCGTGCACCGCGATATGAAGCCGGCCAACATCATGATCAACCGCCAGGGCGCGGTGAAGGTGATGGACTTCGGCATCGCGCGCGCCATCGCGGACAGCTCCAATCCGATGACCCAGACCGCGGCGGTCATCGGCACCGCGCAGTATCTGTCACCGGAACAGGCCCGCGGCGAACAGGTCGACGCCCGCTCCGATGTGTATTCGGTCGGCTGTGTGCTGTACGAAATCCTCACCGGGCAGCCGCCTTTCACCGGCGATTCGCCCGTCGCGGTGGCGTATCAGCACGTCCGCGAGGATCCGAAGCTGCCGTCGCTGGTGCATCCCGGCGTTCCGCGCGAGCTCGATTCGGTGATCCTCAAGGCGATGGCCAAGAATCCGGCCAACCGGTACCAGAGCGCGGCGGAGATGCGCGCCGACCTGATCCGGGTGCTGGGCGGCCAGAAACCGCATGCGCCGACGGTGATGACCGAAGAGGACCGCACCACCTTCCTCAGCAGTAACGAACCCGAGCCACGCAGCTACCGCAGGGTCGACGGTGACGGCGACGGCGATCCCGAGGAAACGCCGTCCCGGCGGCGGCTGTGGATAGGTGTGGGCGCGGCGGTCGCGGTCGCGGTGCTGTTCGCGCTGTTCTGGGTACTGCTCGGTCCCGGCAGCCGACCCGATCAGGTCGCCATCCCCGATTTGTCCAGCAAACCTGCCCAGCAGGCACAGGACCAGTTGCAGGGGCTCGGCTTCAAGGTCACCATCCAGCCGAAACCCGACTCCAAGATCGCCAGCGGAAATGTCGTCTCCACCCAGCCGCTCGGCGGCGCCCGGGTCGACAAGGGTTCCACCGTCACGGTTCTGGTATCCAGTGGTCCGCAGCTGGTTCCGGTCCCCGACCTCACCCACAGGACGCAGCAGCAGGCGCAACTGGATCTGAACGACGCCGGTCTGCTGCTGGACGGAAACGTCCAGCGCGACTGGTCCAGTCCGGAGGACAAGGACAAGGTGGTCCGCCAGGAACCACAGCCGAATTCGAAGGCCGACAGCGGCAGCGCGGTCAAGGTCTGGCTGGGTAAAGGGCCGGAGCAGGTCCGGGTTCCCATCGTCGTCGGTCAGCAGATCGATGTCGCGGAGCCGAACCTGTCCACCAGCGCGGGTTTCAAGGTCGTGATCCAGAAGGTCGCGTCCTCGCGTCCGGCGGGCGAGGTGATCTCCACGGATCCGGCGGGCGGCTCGACGGCCGATCGCGGTTCCACGGTCACCGTCCAGGTCTCCAGCGACCAGATCCAAATGCCGAATCTCTACGGCCTCACCCCGTCCGAGGCGATCAGCAAACTCCAGGCCGCGGGCTGGCAGGGCACGGCCGCCCAGATCTCCCAGACCACACAGGGCACTCTCGTGGCGAGCAATATCGGCCGCATCATCGACCAGAATCCGGGTACGGGATCGACGGTTTCGCGCACGGGCACCATATCCATCGTGACGGGCGCTCTCGCCCCACCGTGA
- a CDS encoding FtsW/RodA/SpoVE family cell cycle protein — protein sequence MSAPAPPSAGAFPSPPGGFAPAPPPATRRNVELLLLGFAVVITTVALVLVEASQDQEITWDLAKLGLAYLALFGVAHLAVRRFAPFADPLLLPIAALLNGLGLVLIHRLDLADEQTAIYNSWSLPSPDANQQVLWTALGITLFVGVLVLLRDYRTLARYGYTLGLLGLIALIIPAVLPGKFSETNGAKIWIRLPGFSVQPGEFSKILLIIFFASVLVAKRDLFTAAGRHFLGMELPRARDLGPILLVWATCLVVLFFEKDLGTSLLIFATVLAMLYIATERVGWLIVGAGLLAIGFVLAYNAFGHVRVRVATWLHPFDDYNSTGYQISQSLFGLATGGVAGTGLGSGRPSQVPFAKTDFIVATIGEELGLIGLAAVLMLFAVFVVRGLRTALAVRDSFGKLLAAGLAFTIAVQVFVVVGGVTKLIPLTGLTTPFVSYGGSSLLANYALLALLVKISDAARAPAPSRRREAAPIAEAQTEMIRPEKGEQA from the coding sequence ATGTCCGCACCGGCACCGCCGTCCGCTGGAGCGTTCCCCAGTCCGCCGGGCGGGTTCGCTCCCGCGCCGCCACCAGCGACTCGACGCAATGTCGAGTTGCTGCTGCTGGGTTTCGCGGTGGTCATCACGACGGTGGCGCTGGTGCTGGTCGAGGCCAGCCAGGATCAGGAGATCACCTGGGATCTGGCCAAATTGGGCCTGGCCTATCTGGCGTTGTTCGGTGTCGCCCATCTGGCGGTGCGCCGATTCGCGCCGTTCGCCGATCCACTGCTGTTACCGATCGCCGCACTGCTGAACGGCCTCGGGCTGGTGCTGATCCACCGCCTCGATCTGGCCGACGAGCAGACCGCGATCTACAACTCGTGGTCGCTGCCCTCCCCCGACGCCAATCAGCAGGTGCTGTGGACGGCGCTGGGAATCACGTTGTTCGTCGGGGTGCTGGTCCTGCTGCGCGACTATCGAACGCTGGCGCGCTACGGCTACACGCTCGGACTGCTCGGTCTGATCGCGCTGATCATTCCGGCGGTGCTGCCCGGGAAATTCTCCGAGACCAACGGCGCCAAGATCTGGATCCGGCTGCCGGGCTTCAGCGTCCAGCCGGGTGAGTTCTCGAAGATCCTGCTGATCATCTTCTTCGCCTCCGTGCTGGTGGCCAAGCGTGATCTGTTCACCGCGGCGGGCCGCCACTTCCTGGGCATGGAACTGCCCCGCGCGCGCGACCTCGGCCCGATTCTGCTGGTGTGGGCGACCTGCCTGGTCGTGCTGTTCTTCGAGAAGGATCTCGGCACCTCGCTGCTGATCTTCGCGACCGTACTGGCGATGCTCTACATCGCGACCGAACGGGTGGGCTGGCTGATCGTCGGCGCCGGCCTGCTGGCCATCGGATTCGTCCTGGCCTACAACGCTTTCGGACACGTCCGGGTGCGCGTGGCGACCTGGCTGCACCCGTTCGACGACTACAACAGCACCGGCTATCAGATCTCCCAATCGCTGTTCGGCCTCGCGACCGGCGGTGTGGCCGGTACCGGCCTGGGCAGCGGGCGGCCGTCCCAGGTGCCCTTCGCCAAGACCGACTTCATCGTCGCGACCATCGGTGAGGAACTGGGGCTGATCGGACTCGCCGCGGTGCTCATGCTGTTCGCGGTGTTCGTGGTGCGCGGGCTGCGCACCGCGCTGGCCGTGCGGGACAGCTTCGGCAAACTGCTCGCCGCCGGATTGGCGTTCACCATCGCCGTTCAGGTATTCGTGGTCGTGGGCGGCGTCACCAAACTGATTCCCCTGACCGGACTCACCACGCCGTTCGTGTCCTACGGCGGCTCCTCACTGCTCGCGAATTACGCTCTGCTGGCCCTGCTGGTCAAGATCTCCGATGCGGCCCGCGCACCCGCACCGTCCCGCCGCCGGGAGGCCGCGCCGATCGCCGAAGCGCAGACCGAGATGATCCGCCCGGAGAAGGGAGAGCAGGCATGA
- a CDS encoding RibD family protein has product MTPRPYVVLSVATSIDGYIDDTGPERLLLSNAEDFDRVDRERAAADAILIGAETLRRDNPRLLVGDARRRRDRVAAGRPEFPLRVIVSASGDLDPELRFWHQGGARVVYTTTAGRARIGDRLTGYAEVVALGATVDFTALLDDLGERGIERLMVEGGGRIHTAFLAGDLADEILLAIAPVLVGDSAAPRFLHPARYPGGSRRRMVLDDVTRLGDVAVLRYRTDRHPTEPTPDGSPVTMENPQ; this is encoded by the coding sequence CACCAGCATCGACGGGTATATCGACGACACCGGGCCCGAGCGGTTGCTGCTGTCCAACGCCGAGGATTTCGATCGGGTGGATCGGGAGCGAGCCGCGGCCGATGCGATCCTGATCGGTGCGGAGACCCTGCGCCGCGACAATCCGCGGCTGCTGGTCGGCGACGCGCGGCGGCGCCGGGATCGGGTCGCCGCGGGCCGCCCGGAATTCCCGCTGCGGGTGATCGTCAGCGCGAGTGGCGATCTCGATCCCGAGCTGAGGTTCTGGCATCAGGGCGGCGCGCGGGTGGTCTACACGACCACGGCGGGCCGGGCGCGCATCGGCGATCGGCTGACCGGATATGCCGAGGTCGTGGCCTTGGGTGCGACGGTCGACTTCACCGCACTGCTCGATGATCTGGGCGAGCGCGGTATCGAGCGGTTGATGGTGGAGGGCGGCGGCCGCATCCACACCGCGTTCCTGGCCGGGGACCTGGCCGACGAAATACTGCTCGCCATCGCGCCGGTACTCGTCGGTGACAGCGCGGCGCCGCGATTCCTGCATCCAGCGCGATATCCGGGCGGATCGCGGCGCAGAATGGTGTTGGACGATGTCACCCGCTTGGGAGATGTCGCGGTGCTGCGCTATCGCACCGATCGTCATCCCACCGAGCCGACACCGGACGGGAGCCCGGTGACAATGGAAAACCCACAGTGA